One part of the Parabacteroides distasonis ATCC 8503 genome encodes these proteins:
- a CDS encoding ROK family protein yields MYTIAIDLGGTVVKIGLLSDGEIVDCVRLPSRLALGLALNLPKIKEAIDRLLAAWRIDVAALRCIGLAFPGLVDPIHNRVISTNEKYDDACSISLDKWAWENWEVPFCMDNDARLAVAGEWWQGAARGKNNVVMMTIGTGIGTGVVIDGRLLYGQHFQAGSLGGHFVLDYKGRRCSCGNKGCVEALSSSFFLPTIIREHALLSESFKRDADIYDFKRIFRLAQEGNTDALLIRNECMDIWASAIITYIHAYDPEVVILGGGILKSQEVIIPYISKRVDELAWCPSGKVPVVPAILGDDAALFGLEYFMVKQQQNERICI; encoded by the coding sequence ATGTATACGATAGCGATAGATTTAGGGGGGACGGTCGTAAAGATCGGACTATTGTCTGATGGTGAGATCGTAGACTGTGTGAGATTACCTTCCCGTCTGGCTCTGGGATTAGCTCTGAACTTACCTAAGATAAAGGAGGCGATCGATCGGTTGTTGGCCGCTTGGCGTATTGATGTGGCGGCGCTTCGTTGTATCGGCCTGGCTTTTCCCGGGTTGGTAGATCCAATTCATAACCGGGTAATCTCTACGAATGAGAAGTATGATGATGCCTGTTCGATCAGTCTGGATAAATGGGCATGGGAGAATTGGGAAGTTCCTTTCTGCATGGATAATGACGCTCGTTTGGCCGTAGCCGGAGAATGGTGGCAGGGTGCGGCCCGGGGAAAGAACAATGTAGTCATGATGACAATCGGAACCGGTATCGGTACGGGAGTCGTGATCGATGGACGGCTTCTGTATGGACAGCATTTTCAAGCGGGTTCTTTGGGAGGACATTTTGTGTTGGATTATAAGGGCCGTCGATGTTCATGCGGGAATAAAGGCTGTGTAGAAGCTCTGTCTTCCTCTTTTTTCTTGCCGACCATTATCCGGGAGCATGCCCTTTTATCGGAATCATTTAAGCGAGATGCGGATATCTATGATTTCAAGCGCATTTTCAGGTTGGCGCAGGAGGGGAATACAGACGCTTTATTGATTAGAAACGAATGCATGGATATCTGGGCATCGGCGATAATAACCTATATACATGCTTATGATCCGGAAGTGGTGATTCTGGGAGGGGGGATTTTAAAAAGCCAAGAGGTAATCATTCCTTATATCAGTAAGCGAGTGGATGAATTAGCTTGGTGTCCTTCCGGGAAAGTCCCGGTTGTCCCGGCAATATTGGGCGATGACGCCGCTTTATTCGGCTTGGAGTATTTCATGGTAAAACAACAGCAAAATGAACGGATTTGTATTTGA
- a CDS encoding AraC family transcriptional regulator, with protein sequence MKPLFQELPFPIDSHIHFYVEDLPHFIVPWHYHPAIEIMYITSGTGTRFVGDHVEGYFEGDVCMIGPQLPHEWRNDPVYFDKSSGLRATCICLFFKRQIFEPNLIRLPEMNNIRELIERSRRGIKFVGKSRKKIAELISQSANETGASRVIKLIALLELMATSEEYEILASTGFTETVNSDDFERFNKVYKYLVKNFTSPVKLEEVAALVGLTPTAFCRYFKKRTKKTFVEYLNDMRIGHAKKLLIEGNLKISTISSEAGFNNLSNFIGQFKKTTNMLPSEYQKKYKERLDGE encoded by the coding sequence ATGAAACCATTATTTCAAGAACTGCCATTCCCGATAGATAGTCACATTCATTTCTATGTGGAGGATCTACCGCATTTTATAGTGCCTTGGCACTACCATCCGGCTATTGAGATAATGTATATCACAAGTGGTACGGGTACTCGCTTTGTCGGGGATCATGTGGAAGGATATTTCGAGGGCGATGTTTGTATGATCGGCCCTCAACTGCCACATGAGTGGAGAAACGACCCCGTTTATTTCGATAAGAGCTCCGGCTTGCGGGCTACTTGTATTTGCTTGTTCTTCAAGCGTCAGATTTTTGAACCTAATTTAATCCGTCTTCCGGAGATGAATAATATCCGGGAATTGATAGAGCGTTCCCGTAGAGGAATTAAGTTTGTGGGTAAGTCCCGGAAGAAGATTGCCGAGCTGATCAGCCAATCCGCCAATGAGACGGGAGCGAGTAGGGTGATCAAATTGATTGCTTTACTGGAATTAATGGCGACTTCCGAAGAATATGAGATATTAGCCAGTACGGGGTTTACGGAAACGGTCAACTCGGACGATTTCGAGCGTTTCAATAAGGTCTATAAATATCTGGTGAAGAACTTCACGTCTCCAGTGAAGCTGGAGGAAGTCGCCGCTTTGGTAGGCTTGACTCCGACCGCTTTTTGTCGTTATTTCAAGAAACGGACCAAGAAGACTTTCGTGGAGTACCTGAATGACATGCGCATAGGACATGCGAAAAAACTATTGATAGAGGGAAACCTGAAGATATCCACGATTAGTTCCGAGGCCGGATTCAATAATCTATCCAACTTCATCGGCCAATTTAAGAAAACCACGAATATGCTTCCATCCGAGTACCAGAAAAAATATAAGGAGCGCCTGGATGGAGAATAA
- a CDS encoding DUF4954 family protein, protein MNHLRNLRPDEIATLRSQACRADDWNQVWVPEVFDIEYVNHVRFSGVVKLGAFRKIFTLPGGLVKHSGLRHVTLHNCTLGDNVLIENVQNYIANYQIGDDCFIQNINVMLVEGKATFGNNVEVSVLNETGGREVPIYDGLSASLAYIIALYRHRPALIERLRDMITAYTEGIASTEGTVGDKVKIVNTGTIRNVKIGDYATIENSARLENGSVNSKREAPVFIGDSVIAQDFIVSSGAKIADAAKIIRCFIGQACQVTHNFSAHDSLLFSNCAFENGEACAIFAGPFTVSMHKSSLLIAGMYSFLNAGSGSNQSNHMYKLGPIHQGIVERGSKTTSDSYILWPARIGAFSLVMGRHHHHSDTSDIPFSYLIEKDDETYLVPGINLRSVGTIRDAQKWPKRDKRTDPDRLDMINYNLLSPYTIQKMLKAVDILKNLQALVGETSEIYYYQNTRIKGSSLRNALNFYGMAINKFFGNSLIKRLEGTTYCSMEEVWEQLRPTESKGSGEWLDLAGLILPREPLEALLQDIEQGEIASLEDVECFFRLVHGRYYSLEWTWAYEMIERYYGVDLRSISAAEIIDLVRRWQECVIRLDEMLYEDARKEFSLTSMIGFGVDGSNKEKQQDFEGVRGDFVNNPFVTAVQEHIVNKRALGDELIERLKPLV, encoded by the coding sequence ATGAATCATTTGAGAAATTTGCGGCCGGATGAGATCGCCACCTTGCGATCTCAGGCTTGCCGGGCCGATGATTGGAATCAAGTTTGGGTTCCAGAAGTGTTTGATATTGAATATGTGAACCACGTACGTTTTTCAGGAGTGGTTAAGTTAGGAGCCTTTCGTAAGATTTTTACCCTGCCGGGAGGATTGGTAAAGCATAGCGGGCTTCGTCATGTTACCCTACATAATTGCACGTTGGGGGATAATGTGCTGATCGAGAACGTACAGAATTATATCGCTAATTACCAGATCGGTGATGACTGCTTTATCCAGAATATAAATGTTATGTTGGTGGAAGGCAAGGCTACGTTCGGGAATAATGTCGAGGTGTCGGTCTTGAATGAGACCGGCGGGCGTGAGGTTCCGATTTACGATGGCCTGTCGGCTTCATTGGCTTATATTATCGCATTGTACCGTCATCGTCCGGCCTTGATCGAACGCTTGCGGGATATGATTACCGCTTATACGGAGGGTATCGCCTCTACGGAGGGAACGGTTGGCGATAAGGTCAAGATTGTCAATACCGGTACGATCCGTAACGTGAAGATTGGTGATTACGCGACCATAGAGAATAGCGCACGTCTGGAAAATGGTTCCGTAAATAGTAAGAGAGAGGCCCCGGTATTTATCGGGGATAGTGTGATCGCGCAAGATTTCATTGTCTCTTCGGGAGCCAAGATCGCGGATGCCGCTAAGATTATCCGTTGCTTTATCGGACAGGCTTGCCAAGTGACGCATAACTTCTCGGCCCATGATTCCTTGTTGTTCAGCAACTGCGCTTTCGAGAATGGGGAGGCTTGCGCTATATTCGCCGGTCCGTTTACGGTGTCTATGCATAAGAGTAGTTTGTTGATAGCGGGAATGTATTCGTTCTTGAACGCGGGAAGTGGCTCTAACCAGAGTAATCATATGTATAAGCTGGGACCGATCCATCAAGGGATCGTGGAACGTGGCTCCAAGACTACCAGCGACTCGTATATTCTTTGGCCGGCCCGTATCGGCGCTTTCTCTTTGGTAATGGGTCGCCATCATCACCATAGCGATACTTCCGATATTCCCTTCTCCTATTTAATAGAGAAGGATGATGAGACTTACTTAGTCCCGGGAATTAATCTTCGCAGCGTGGGTACGATCCGTGATGCCCAGAAATGGCCGAAACGTGATAAACGTACGGACCCGGATCGCTTGGATATGATTAACTATAATCTATTGAGTCCCTATACGATCCAGAAGATGCTGAAAGCGGTGGATATCTTGAAAAACCTGCAGGCATTGGTTGGAGAGACTTCCGAGATTTATTATTATCAGAATACTCGTATAAAAGGTTCCTCCCTCCGGAATGCGTTGAACTTTTATGGGATGGCAATTAATAAGTTCTTTGGTAACTCGTTAATCAAGCGTTTGGAAGGTACGACCTATTGTTCTATGGAAGAGGTCTGGGAGCAATTGCGTCCTACGGAATCCAAAGGCTCCGGAGAATGGTTGGACTTGGCGGGCTTGATCCTCCCGAGGGAACCGCTAGAAGCCTTGTTGCAAGATATCGAACAGGGGGAAATCGCTTCCTTAGAGGATGTGGAATGCTTTTTCCGTTTGGTTCACGGACGTTATTATTCCTTGGAATGGACATGGGCGTACGAGATGATCGAACGTTATTATGGGGTGGATCTCCGTTCGATTTCCGCCGCAGAGATTATTGATCTGGTTCGTCGTTGGCAAGAATGTGTGATCCGCTTGGATGAGATGCTTTATGAGGATGCCCGTAAGGAATTCTCCTTGACTTCTATGATTGGTTTCGGTGTGGATGGTTCCAACAAGGAAAAACAACAGGATTTCGAGGGTGTTCGAGGAGATTTCGTGAATAATCCGTTTGTTACCGCCGTACAGGAACATATCGTGAATAAACGGGCGCTTGGGGATGAACTGATCGAGAGGTTGAAACCTTTAGTATAA
- a CDS encoding cellulase-like family protein, whose amino-acid sequence MDRRVFIRQTAVAALGGLVAFDLSNALAKSEMAFAGKGEISPRAITMWDFSWLERRWPGAGYEDWDQVLDELSERGYNAIRIDAYPHLIAENPMKKWLLKEVWNQQDWGSPDMNEVQVQPNLNLFLSKCKERDIKVGLSSWYRLDVDEVCLKLDTPEKLADCWLTILRSIEEDGLLDTILYVDLCNEWPGDSWAPFFAKTYPNVGWGNWYKEESLRWMKTSLEKMRQVYPDMPFLYSFDHGDVKKYEEVDCSFLDLYEHHIWMAQQNGGEFYKLVGYGYNRFLPDDYKNVVKNAERVYRERPGYWQKLLTDKIELMASVARKNRRPLVTTECWGLVDYKDWPLLKWDWVKDLCELGTITAARTGMWVGVATSNFCGPQFAGMWRDVEWHKRLTSIIRSSPLDESLTKNNEVAAKLLKRL is encoded by the coding sequence ATGGATAGAAGAGTATTTATTAGACAAACAGCAGTTGCGGCATTAGGCGGCTTAGTGGCTTTTGATTTATCAAATGCATTAGCTAAAAGTGAAATGGCTTTTGCCGGGAAAGGAGAAATCTCGCCCCGGGCAATCACCATGTGGGATTTTTCTTGGTTGGAGAGGCGTTGGCCCGGAGCCGGTTATGAGGACTGGGACCAAGTATTGGACGAGCTCTCGGAACGGGGGTATAATGCGATACGTATTGATGCTTATCCTCATTTAATAGCGGAGAATCCAATGAAGAAATGGTTACTTAAAGAAGTTTGGAATCAGCAAGATTGGGGAAGTCCGGATATGAATGAGGTACAAGTTCAACCGAATTTGAACTTGTTCTTGTCGAAATGTAAGGAGCGGGATATTAAGGTCGGGCTTTCTTCTTGGTATCGTCTCGATGTGGATGAGGTTTGCCTGAAATTGGATACACCGGAGAAATTGGCGGATTGCTGGCTGACAATCCTTCGTTCGATCGAGGAGGATGGGTTATTGGATACGATCCTTTATGTAGATCTTTGCAATGAGTGGCCCGGTGATTCGTGGGCTCCTTTTTTCGCTAAGACATATCCGAATGTCGGTTGGGGGAATTGGTATAAGGAGGAATCCTTACGATGGATGAAAACCTCGTTGGAGAAGATGCGACAAGTATATCCGGATATGCCATTCTTATATTCTTTTGATCATGGGGATGTCAAGAAATATGAAGAGGTGGATTGCTCTTTTCTTGATTTGTATGAGCATCATATTTGGATGGCCCAACAGAATGGTGGAGAATTTTATAAGCTGGTGGGATATGGCTACAATCGTTTTTTACCGGATGATTATAAGAATGTGGTGAAAAACGCAGAACGGGTTTATCGGGAAAGACCTGGATATTGGCAGAAGTTGTTGACTGATAAGATAGAGCTTATGGCTTCTGTGGCCCGGAAGAATCGCCGTCCTCTTGTTACGACAGAGTGTTGGGGATTGGTGGATTATAAGGATTGGCCTTTATTGAAATGGGACTGGGTAAAAGATCTCTGCGAGTTGGGAACTATTACGGCAGCTCGTACGGGTATGTGGGTCGGCGTAGCGACCAGTAATTTTTGCGGGCCTCAGTTTGCTGGAATGTGGCGGGATGTGGAATGGCATAAACGCTTGACTTCTATCATCCGTTCTTCCCCGCTGGATGAGTCTCTCACGAAGAATAATGAAGTAGCAGCCAAATTATTGAAACGACTTTAA
- a CDS encoding glycoside hydrolase family 2 protein, translated as MKRIILIMCCFLSVFAWADDGRTTISLNGEWDFDQTEHAFPPRKYTRKIPVPGLVHLARPKISQYEKFFKKPDGVELVEQFNFLERDYTPMYNWYKRKVFIDEKFKDEQLFLTIKKSQYVTRVFVNGHQVGSSMECYTPMDFNITSAVKYGSDNEILIQVGDRAWLPSEAAGGTDKEKVHYLPGIWDDVFITATGKMRVDKILFLPSLAKGLVTVKTLVRSLYPPQMLYGDKMKDSCKIEFCVKEKTTGQVVGKKVIEGEVKRDNRTYFETSISLDNPKAWTPDSPFLYEGEVSVYDQDELVDRYSVNFGMRDFSRKGKFFTLNGDKFYLRGSNITLQRFFEDPDCQALAWDREWVKKLMIDLPKSIDWNAMRICVGIVPDFWYDLCDEYGIVLQNEWLYWQNHGWDEQVRKEYTNWVWSDGNHPSIVIWDAINENWDSYIGNTLIPELKELDPTRIWDAGYMTSDQMGTNDEMDEPHPYRALTLMHSSELNDYFKNNPYNLGALHENWVGFSSILDAGVPQLVNEYGWIWLWRDGRPSKLTLNNYNYYLGENATPAQCRELQAYWLQLETEWLRSERSVGGILAFCHLTNNYGFTGDWFINDIKDLQPSPAFRWFKHCFAPTAVFIDLTDHRYTKHLPALKPGSDLVFNLVGVNDLNKDSSGKVLLKLLDEKGTIISTQEESIVIEPFGKRLQPCLLKLPSKAGGYLLIAEYHEKGGAKPVLSRRYLKVGDAVTSFKDYFEYTLN; from the coding sequence ATGAAAAGAATAATTTTAATTATGTGTTGCTTCCTATCCGTATTCGCTTGGGCCGATGACGGGAGGACAACGATCTCATTAAATGGGGAATGGGATTTTGATCAGACGGAACATGCTTTTCCCCCACGGAAATATACCCGTAAGATACCGGTTCCGGGATTGGTGCATCTAGCTAGGCCGAAAATTTCTCAATACGAGAAATTCTTCAAGAAGCCTGACGGCGTGGAGTTGGTGGAACAGTTTAATTTCTTGGAGAGAGATTATACGCCAATGTATAATTGGTATAAGCGAAAAGTATTTATCGACGAGAAATTCAAGGATGAGCAATTATTCCTTACGATAAAGAAAAGCCAATACGTTACACGAGTCTTCGTGAATGGACATCAAGTAGGGTCTTCCATGGAATGCTATACTCCAATGGATTTTAATATTACGAGTGCCGTAAAATATGGCTCGGACAATGAGATCTTAATTCAGGTGGGCGACCGGGCGTGGTTGCCTAGCGAGGCTGCCGGTGGTACGGATAAGGAGAAAGTCCATTACCTACCCGGAATCTGGGACGACGTGTTCATCACGGCTACCGGTAAGATGCGGGTCGACAAGATTTTGTTCCTACCTTCTCTGGCTAAAGGATTGGTGACAGTTAAGACTTTGGTGAGAAGTTTGTATCCACCCCAAATGTTGTATGGGGATAAAATGAAGGACTCTTGTAAGATTGAGTTCTGTGTCAAGGAGAAGACCACAGGGCAGGTGGTTGGAAAGAAAGTGATTGAAGGTGAGGTTAAACGGGATAATAGGACTTATTTCGAAACGAGTATCTCTTTGGATAATCCGAAGGCTTGGACTCCGGATTCCCCTTTCTTGTACGAAGGCGAGGTCTCGGTGTATGACCAAGATGAGCTTGTAGATCGTTATTCGGTGAACTTCGGGATGCGTGATTTTTCGAGAAAAGGCAAATTCTTTACGCTTAATGGGGATAAATTCTACTTACGAGGCTCCAATATCACGCTTCAACGTTTCTTTGAGGACCCGGATTGTCAAGCGTTGGCTTGGGATCGGGAATGGGTGAAGAAGCTGATGATAGACTTGCCAAAGTCGATTGATTGGAACGCTATGCGAATATGTGTCGGTATTGTTCCGGACTTCTGGTATGATCTTTGCGATGAGTATGGCATCGTATTGCAAAATGAGTGGCTTTATTGGCAAAATCATGGATGGGATGAACAGGTACGTAAGGAGTATACGAATTGGGTATGGAGCGATGGCAATCATCCCAGTATCGTGATCTGGGATGCGATCAATGAGAATTGGGACAGTTATATAGGAAATACGCTGATTCCCGAACTAAAGGAATTAGACCCGACCCGGATCTGGGATGCCGGCTATATGACATCTGATCAGATGGGAACGAATGATGAGATGGATGAGCCACACCCATATCGCGCGCTAACGTTGATGCATTCCAGTGAACTGAACGACTACTTCAAAAACAATCCCTATAACTTAGGTGCATTGCATGAGAATTGGGTAGGTTTCTCTTCTATACTAGATGCGGGCGTTCCTCAGTTGGTCAATGAGTACGGATGGATTTGGTTATGGCGTGATGGACGGCCCTCGAAATTGACACTCAATAATTATAATTATTATCTCGGCGAGAACGCTACTCCGGCTCAATGCCGTGAATTGCAAGCCTATTGGTTACAGCTTGAGACCGAGTGGCTGCGTTCAGAACGCTCGGTGGGTGGAATCTTGGCCTTTTGCCATCTGACCAATAATTATGGTTTCACGGGAGATTGGTTTATCAATGATATTAAGGACTTGCAACCTTCGCCGGCTTTCCGGTGGTTCAAGCATTGCTTCGCTCCAACGGCGGTCTTTATCGACTTGACGGACCATCGTTATACAAAACATCTCCCTGCCTTGAAACCGGGTAGTGATTTAGTCTTCAACTTGGTTGGGGTGAACGACTTGAATAAAGACTCGTCAGGAAAAGTTCTCTTGAAACTACTAGACGAGAAAGGAACTATTATTTCGACACAAGAAGAGTCTATTGTGATTGAACCTTTTGGCAAGCGGCTTCAACCTTGCCTTCTGAAATTGCCCTCAAAAGCAGGAGGTTATCTTTTGATAGCCGAGTATCATGAGAAGGGGGGGGCGAAACCAGTACTTAGTCGCCGTTATCTAAAAGTAGGCGATGCGGTAACCTCTTTCAAGGATTACTTTGAGTATACATTAAATTAG
- a CDS encoding glucose-6-phosphate isomerase: MEHKKIVIPSLSFFQNELKGEGVVKSRRTLGELAGIFENQDAYSQLPLDQLAYEVYSYLPEREGTPGGLYFGITQLYPGKVGDEYFMTKGHFHQQEDRSEYYWGLEGEGMLILMDRERNTWAERMMPGSLHYIPGGVAHRVANTGNSVLSFAACWPSDAGHNYEEIANKGFSARLVEVNGTPKLR, encoded by the coding sequence ATGGAACATAAAAAGATTGTAATCCCATCCTTGTCATTTTTTCAAAATGAGTTAAAGGGGGAAGGTGTGGTAAAGAGCCGGAGAACTTTAGGTGAGCTTGCCGGAATTTTTGAGAATCAAGATGCTTATTCCCAATTACCATTAGATCAATTAGCATACGAGGTATATAGTTATTTACCGGAGCGGGAAGGCACTCCGGGAGGGCTTTATTTTGGTATTACTCAATTATATCCGGGAAAGGTGGGAGATGAGTATTTCATGACGAAAGGCCATTTTCATCAACAAGAGGATCGTTCGGAGTATTATTGGGGATTGGAAGGCGAAGGTATGTTGATCTTGATGGACCGGGAACGGAATACGTGGGCGGAAAGGATGATGCCGGGTAGCCTGCATTATATACCGGGCGGTGTAGCGCACCGGGTAGCTAATACTGGAAATAGCGTCTTGTCATTTGCCGCATGCTGGCCTTCGGATGCCGGGCATAATTATGAAGAGATAGCGAATAAGGGCTTCTCGGCCCGATTGGTAGAAGTGAACGGTACCCCTAAATTGCGATAG
- a CDS encoding glucose-6-phosphate isomerase family protein — protein sequence MNGFVFDKGIDITPVQSPMGFTYGAGVFGPEVEIRRLEDIRASLRDPQCKGPEQVYSIAMDVGKEEHRVLLNKLHLLFGVVTYSAGKLGQEPVRSQGHIHKISPYSGWSTPEIYEIWSGEAIIYMQEYAEDQPGRCYAVHAFPGDVVIVPPYWVHATISANPRLPLTFGAWCDRDYGFVYEGVRKHGGIAWFPIFNGSDELEWIANPMYDSSHLICKSPSDYISLDIRKGVSIYRQFEENPEIFLYVPNPALKAEVWRDFEP from the coding sequence ATGAACGGATTTGTATTTGATAAAGGAATTGATATAACACCGGTTCAATCGCCTATGGGGTTTACCTATGGGGCGGGTGTATTTGGTCCGGAGGTCGAGATTCGCCGGCTGGAAGATATACGGGCTAGTTTGCGTGATCCTCAATGCAAGGGACCGGAGCAGGTTTACTCGATCGCTATGGATGTCGGCAAAGAAGAACATCGTGTGTTGCTGAATAAGTTACATTTGTTATTCGGGGTAGTGACATATAGCGCTGGTAAATTGGGGCAGGAGCCAGTCAGAAGTCAAGGGCATATTCATAAGATATCTCCTTATAGCGGTTGGTCTACGCCGGAAATCTATGAGATTTGGTCGGGAGAGGCGATTATTTATATGCAGGAGTATGCGGAGGATCAACCCGGTCGATGTTATGCGGTACATGCCTTTCCGGGGGATGTAGTGATCGTTCCTCCCTATTGGGTACATGCGACGATTAGTGCGAATCCGAGATTGCCTTTGACTTTCGGGGCGTGGTGCGATAGAGATTATGGTTTTGTGTATGAGGGGGTTCGTAAACACGGGGGAATCGCTTGGTTTCCTATATTTAATGGAAGCGATGAATTAGAATGGATTGCGAATCCGATGTACGATTCCTCTCATTTGATTTGTAAATCTCCTTCGGATTATATTTCTTTAGATATTCGGAAAGGGGTATCTATTTACAGACAATTCGAGGAAAATCCGGAGATTTTCTTATATGTGCCTAATCCCGCGTTGAAAGCGGAGGTCTGGCGTGATTTCGAGCCTTGA
- a CDS encoding sugar porter family MFS transporter, whose translation MRNTSYRYWMIYVIAIVAAMGGLLFGFDTGVISGAIPFFQKDFGIDDSMVEVVTSSGLLGAILGALCCGKLTDRIGRRKVILTSAVIFAIGALWSGWAPGIYHLIAARLFLGVAIGISSFAVPLYIAEVSPAKSRGMFVAMFQLMITIGLLVSYLSDLYFADETSVSCWRPMFYVGVIPAIILFVGMLLVPPSPRWLMSVGREEESLSVLKMIEHPDQVNVSFEQMRNEMRKNDEQQGRFKDLAQPWLRNALVIAIGIMFFQQFVGINTVIYYSPKIFLMAGFDGAVSAIGASVGVGVVNLLFTLLSVYFVDRLGRRKLYFLGLSGIVISLSLLATSFIFAAQLGDSGKWLSIVLIFLYVGFFAISIGPLGWLIVSEVFPQKLRGLGASLGSLSVWFFNAIVSFTFFKILKVFSIQGTDLTINGESQGNPAGAFLFYAFIGIVAIIWGYFYVPETKGVSLENIEAFWRKGGHPKDKII comes from the coding sequence ATGAGAAACACGAGTTATAGATATTGGATGATTTATGTGATAGCGATTGTCGCCGCCATGGGAGGACTATTGTTTGGTTTTGATACCGGCGTGATTTCCGGGGCAATTCCTTTCTTCCAGAAAGATTTTGGCATAGACGATAGTATGGTGGAGGTCGTTACTTCCTCCGGTTTGCTGGGAGCTATTCTGGGAGCGCTGTGTTGTGGTAAGTTGACGGATCGCATAGGGCGTAGGAAAGTCATTTTGACTTCGGCTGTTATTTTCGCTATCGGTGCGTTATGGTCGGGATGGGCTCCGGGCATTTATCATTTGATCGCCGCCCGTTTATTCCTGGGGGTGGCTATCGGGATATCTTCTTTTGCGGTGCCTCTTTATATCGCAGAAGTTTCTCCGGCGAAATCACGGGGGATGTTTGTCGCCATGTTCCAATTGATGATTACGATCGGGCTTCTGGTATCTTATCTTTCGGATTTGTATTTTGCGGATGAGACGTCTGTTTCATGTTGGAGGCCGATGTTTTATGTGGGGGTGATTCCCGCTATTATTTTGTTCGTGGGTATGTTGCTGGTTCCACCATCTCCAAGGTGGTTGATGTCCGTTGGCAGGGAGGAGGAGAGTTTATCGGTCTTAAAGATGATCGAGCACCCGGATCAAGTAAATGTCTCATTTGAGCAGATGCGGAATGAGATGCGGAAAAATGATGAGCAACAAGGGCGTTTTAAGGATTTGGCTCAGCCTTGGTTGAGGAATGCGTTGGTTATCGCTATTGGTATCATGTTCTTCCAACAGTTCGTAGGTATCAATACGGTGATCTATTATAGTCCTAAAATATTCTTGATGGCCGGTTTCGATGGTGCGGTCTCTGCGATTGGGGCTTCTGTAGGGGTGGGAGTTGTCAATTTATTGTTCACGTTACTGTCTGTCTATTTCGTAGATCGGCTGGGAAGGCGTAAACTTTATTTTCTGGGGTTGAGCGGTATCGTGATTTCCTTGTCGCTACTCGCTACCTCTTTTATATTCGCCGCTCAATTAGGGGATTCCGGGAAATGGCTTTCCATTGTCCTTATTTTCTTATATGTGGGATTTTTCGCTATCAGCATCGGGCCTCTAGGTTGGTTGATTGTGTCGGAAGTGTTTCCACAAAAGTTAAGAGGGCTGGGGGCTTCTCTCGGTTCATTGTCCGTTTGGTTTTTCAATGCGATCGTATCGTTTACCTTTTTCAAGATACTGAAGGTATTCTCAATACAGGGAACCGATTTAACGATCAATGGCGAAAGCCAAGGGAATCCGGCAGGAGCGTTCTTATTTTATGCGTTTATTGGAATTGTGGCGATTATTTGGGGATATTTCTATGTACCGGAAACGAAAGGAGTTTCATTGGAGAATATCGAGGCTTTTTGGAGAAAAGGAGGACACCCGAAAGATAAAATAATATAA